A stretch of the Ktedonobacterales bacterium genome encodes the following:
- a CDS encoding LacI family DNA-binding transcriptional regulator: MSERLTIQDIARLAGVSKATVSRVLNHKPDVDALTRQRVMRIMDEYAFVPSITASGLAGGRRGMIGVLVPALTWHFIPEVVQGVAEVVERSAYELLLYSISQQENRKAVLDRILDTKLTAGLLAVEPGSFVERLTQWAEGNFPVVLIDDQHVPANTPWVGVDNRMGAAAAVRHLIGLGHRRIAHIRGPLQYQCSQERYQGYQQAMVEAGLALDPAFVLQGDFQVASGHACASTLLTLAERPSAIFAANDHMAWGVLEFAGAHGLRVPEDIAVVGFDDTPPSQYKHPPLTTVRQPFQEMGQRAAELLLWLIDLPHNGGEERRKTLLSLEPPLPFPGYNAPLHIQLKTSLIIRQSCGAQQLASIAGV, from the coding sequence ATGTCAGAAAGGCTGACGATACAAGACATTGCCCGGTTAGCTGGCGTTTCCAAGGCGACTGTATCTCGCGTATTGAACCATAAGCCTGATGTAGACGCGCTCACGCGGCAGCGCGTCATGCGCATCATGGATGAGTACGCTTTTGTTCCCAGTATTACTGCCTCCGGGCTGGCTGGGGGCCGCCGGGGTATGATTGGCGTTCTGGTACCCGCTTTGACCTGGCACTTCATTCCCGAAGTGGTGCAGGGTGTTGCGGAGGTCGTCGAACGGAGCGCCTACGAACTCCTGCTCTACAGCATCTCTCAGCAAGAGAATCGCAAGGCGGTTCTTGACCGTATTCTGGATACCAAGTTGACGGCTGGCCTGCTCGCTGTAGAGCCTGGATCATTTGTAGAGCGCCTGACCCAGTGGGCCGAAGGAAATTTTCCGGTTGTCCTGATTGATGACCAGCACGTGCCTGCAAACACTCCCTGGGTCGGTGTTGATAACCGTATGGGCGCCGCTGCTGCCGTCCGTCACTTGATTGGCCTGGGCCATCGGCGGATTGCTCACATCCGAGGGCCGCTTCAGTATCAATGCTCTCAGGAACGCTATCAGGGCTACCAGCAGGCGATGGTCGAAGCTGGCCTGGCGCTCGATCCGGCCTTCGTCCTGCAAGGGGATTTTCAGGTTGCCAGCGGACACGCCTGCGCGAGCACATTGCTCACACTGGCCGAGCGGCCTTCGGCGATCTTTGCCGCCAACGATCACATGGCCTGGGGAGTTCTAGAGTTTGCGGGGGCGCATGGGCTGCGTGTTCCCGAAGATATAGCTGTCGTCGGTTTTGATGACACGCCCCCCTCGCAGTACAAACATCCACCACTGACAACAGTGCGCCAACCTTTTCAGGAAATGGGGCAGCGCGCTGCCGAACTTTTATTGTGGTTGATAGACCTGCCTCACAATGGAGGCGAAGAGCGACGTAAAACGCTCCTCTCACTAGAGCCGCCTCTGCCCTTTCCAGGGTACAACGCGCCTCTGCACATTCAGTTGAAAACATCCCTTATCATTCGGCAATCATGCGGCGCTCAGCAGCTAGCTTCAATCGCTGGCGTGTAA
- a CDS encoding glycosyltransferase family 39 protein: MSHQEAPYLQAPPAQHSVDITASKPGTLAGAHTKPGLYGQVLLAFSLITGTLTHGYHLFQYPLYITDEGIYMEQAWSVLREARLEPYTYFYDHAPAGWLLISGWVSILPFQFQTFGNAINTGRVLMLLIHIASIFLLFQLTYRFSGRLSAATIACFFFNFSPLAVYYQRQVLLDNIMVFWILLSLYLVTRDDGRLITSVLSGLAFGIGVLTKENTIFFAPVFVYLLYTQVHKQENYRFALGSWFYASCSVISLYFLYATLKNELLPSHFDFDLNNPPADHVSLLYTIWWQLHRGQGSIFDVNSDFWRFGLGIWFPRDKLILILGCVALICNLIIGWSSRPRNRGYIVASLLAASYALYLIRGSQMLEFYVVPLLPFLAMNLGILGAILLRPLARLRPAALSTSMQGVAIVTLWAMLLSPSAGYFFVHDEHGRTVPHDLYKLNVTYMQTDQLAFIRQHIPANARVIIDDELWVDLHDVAPYYKWAHSHWKAAADPDVRDKLFAKNWQNIDYIVMSNKMLQAMELNNGDGGENYILEALQHSQRIWDMPRGGIELQIYQVEK; the protein is encoded by the coding sequence GTGAGTCATCAGGAAGCGCCATATCTTCAGGCTCCCCCTGCTCAGCACTCGGTAGATATTACAGCGAGCAAACCAGGCACACTGGCAGGCGCTCACACAAAGCCAGGTTTGTATGGGCAGGTGTTGTTGGCTTTCTCTCTGATAACAGGCACGCTTACTCATGGCTACCATCTGTTTCAGTATCCGCTCTATATCACCGATGAGGGCATCTATATGGAGCAAGCCTGGTCGGTGCTGCGCGAGGCCAGGCTTGAACCTTATACCTATTTCTATGACCATGCTCCGGCAGGATGGCTGTTGATTAGCGGGTGGGTGAGCATTTTGCCCTTCCAGTTTCAGACGTTTGGCAATGCTATCAATACTGGTAGGGTGTTGATGCTGCTTATTCATATAGCCAGCATCTTTCTCCTGTTTCAGCTCACCTATCGGTTTTCGGGGCGTCTGAGTGCTGCTACGATTGCCTGTTTTTTCTTCAATTTCTCACCGCTGGCCGTCTATTACCAGCGCCAGGTGCTGTTAGATAACATCATGGTTTTCTGGATATTGCTCAGCCTCTATCTGGTCACGCGGGATGACGGGAGGCTTATTACCTCGGTGCTGAGTGGTCTGGCGTTCGGGATAGGCGTTCTTACAAAGGAAAACACGATCTTCTTCGCGCCTGTTTTTGTGTATCTGCTTTATACCCAGGTGCATAAGCAAGAGAATTATCGCTTTGCGCTGGGGAGCTGGTTCTACGCCTCCTGTTCAGTCATCTCGCTCTATTTCCTGTACGCCACGTTGAAAAACGAACTCTTGCCGAGCCATTTCGATTTTGATCTGAATAATCCACCGGCTGATCACGTTTCCCTTTTGTACACCATCTGGTGGCAGTTACATCGTGGGCAAGGCAGCATTTTCGATGTAAACAGCGACTTCTGGAGATTTGGCCTTGGCATCTGGTTCCCCAGGGATAAGCTCATCCTGATTTTAGGCTGTGTGGCTTTGATTTGTAATTTGATCATTGGCTGGAGTTCGCGGCCACGTAACCGGGGATATATTGTAGCTTCCCTTCTGGCAGCCAGCTATGCCCTGTATCTTATTCGCGGCAGCCAGATGCTGGAGTTCTATGTTGTCCCTCTGTTGCCCTTCCTGGCAATGAATCTTGGAATCCTTGGAGCAATTCTGCTTCGGCCTCTGGCCCGGCTGCGTCCCGCTGCCCTCTCCACTTCAATGCAGGGGGTCGCCATTGTCACCTTATGGGCCATGCTCCTCTCGCCATCAGCAGGCTACTTTTTTGTCCATGATGAACATGGTAGGACAGTGCCTCACGACCTCTACAAACTCAATGTCACCTATATGCAAACCGACCAACTGGCTTTTATCCGCCAGCATATCCCTGCTAATGCCAGGGTCATTATAGATGATGAGCTTTGGGTGGACCTCCATGATGTGGCGCCTTATTACAAGTGGGCGCATTCTCACTGGAAAGCGGCGGCTGATCCTGATGTGCGGGATAAACTCTTTGCCAAAAATTGGCAAAACATTGACTATATCGTGATGTCCAATAAGATGCTGCAAGCTATGGAACTTAACAACGGGGATGGCGGCGAGAACTATATTTTGGAGGCCCTCCAACATTCCCAACGTATCTGGGATATGCCACGAGGAGGCATCGAACTCCAGATTTATCAAGTGGAAAAGTAA
- a CDS encoding PP2C family serine/threonine-protein phosphatase, with product MEHTATQIARCCALVLVAATLLAGCFGPAQVGASHQSVAHPSARTPTAQPSPSAGNDQCSPGCPCSESEKPPPLVGLDSYSFHPIHDVGFTGMNFQPNEEIDVRLGNQKNDPTGQKGTLLTTVHTNTGGNLAGRAHIPLVSPGVYHLYFMDPQCSEPVIVDITLQAFTPWVVLDNYAPHPHDLLGFRGQAFAPNEPVQVYLNDQHTTPVAQARADNSGQFAMNQAWDVGDLTGDNTLLFVGTLTGLVVSVKFTVIPPQPGAQVAPFLTRSPGHASFADTGELAVNGGSGTPFPFPASAQEHPGDAFRVFTIDPTAIVLGLLVVWLILCIALVLMLSIAERFPRLRLVKWWSRRSAALNRHNMARGSVAEFSRWLKKNQHRLPTPGIQVSSRTDRGYIRADREQEDGFLAVTGTRRAQGQPQPFALLVLADSVGRFADGQSAGRRTIDTIFRSLAPRLLQEDIPCEDLSAHLESTLQGANQLLYWRNQRESSTARCSVTAALVSCHEATICNVGNCRAYLLLSHVSLRRVTTDHSIAEMRVAAGKMQCDDVCTGLSRSRVYRSLGQHPDVQVDSFRLPIGADDQLLLCSDGLWEILSDADLEMIMRQHSDVTLASNKLIGQAKAHGGLDHITAIVMKLTEYAPSPKQSGIDSIAAGSTSLSRPHIFRFFCKAFPLKARTLPLLC from the coding sequence ATGGAGCATACGGCCACGCAAATAGCTCGCTGCTGCGCTTTGGTCCTGGTGGCTGCTACTCTGCTCGCTGGCTGTTTCGGCCCTGCCCAGGTGGGGGCCAGCCACCAGAGTGTAGCGCATCCTTCTGCCCGGACGCCCACTGCGCAGCCGTCTCCCAGCGCCGGAAACGATCAATGTAGCCCTGGCTGTCCCTGCTCCGAGAGCGAGAAGCCGCCTCCGCTGGTTGGCCTGGATAGCTATAGTTTCCATCCTATCCATGATGTTGGCTTTACGGGTATGAACTTTCAACCCAACGAAGAGATTGATGTGCGCCTGGGCAACCAGAAAAACGATCCCACAGGCCAGAAAGGCACACTGCTGACGACGGTTCATACCAATACCGGGGGCAACCTGGCGGGCCGCGCGCATATTCCGCTGGTCTCCCCAGGTGTCTATCACCTGTATTTTATGGACCCGCAATGCAGCGAGCCTGTCATTGTGGATATTACACTTCAGGCTTTCACCCCCTGGGTGGTTCTGGACAACTATGCGCCGCACCCACATGATCTGCTGGGCTTCCGTGGGCAGGCTTTTGCTCCGAACGAACCTGTACAGGTCTATCTCAACGATCAACACACCACGCCAGTTGCTCAGGCGCGAGCAGACAACAGCGGCCAGTTTGCGATGAATCAGGCATGGGACGTTGGCGATCTGACCGGAGACAATACGCTGCTCTTTGTGGGAACGTTAACGGGATTGGTCGTGTCCGTAAAATTCACCGTCATACCCCCGCAACCAGGAGCGCAGGTTGCTCCATTCCTTACCCGATCACCAGGGCACGCCAGCTTTGCAGATACTGGGGAGTTGGCAGTCAACGGGGGCAGTGGTACCCCTTTTCCATTTCCTGCTTCTGCGCAGGAGCATCCGGGGGACGCCTTTCGCGTTTTCACCATTGATCCCACCGCCATTGTGCTGGGGCTTCTGGTCGTCTGGCTTATCCTGTGTATAGCCCTGGTTCTGATGCTCTCGATAGCCGAGCGTTTCCCCAGGCTGAGGCTTGTGAAGTGGTGGTCCAGGCGATCAGCGGCGCTCAACCGCCACAACATGGCGCGTGGTTCGGTGGCAGAGTTTAGCCGTTGGCTCAAAAAGAACCAACACAGGCTCCCAACACCGGGAATACAAGTCAGTTCAAGGACAGATCGCGGATATATACGGGCTGACCGAGAGCAAGAAGATGGTTTTCTGGCTGTGACGGGTACCCGAAGGGCGCAGGGACAGCCTCAACCGTTTGCGTTGCTGGTCCTTGCTGATAGTGTAGGGCGCTTCGCCGATGGACAGAGCGCGGGCCGTAGGACTATTGACACGATCTTTCGGTCTCTAGCGCCTCGTCTTCTTCAAGAAGATATTCCGTGCGAAGACTTGTCTGCTCATTTGGAAAGCACACTCCAGGGCGCCAACCAACTGCTCTATTGGCGAAATCAACGGGAAAGCTCTACTGCCCGATGCAGCGTGACGGCAGCACTGGTTTCTTGCCATGAGGCAACTATCTGCAACGTCGGTAATTGCCGCGCCTATTTGCTGCTTTCCCACGTTTCCCTGCGTCGTGTGACGACTGACCATTCAATTGCTGAAATGCGTGTTGCCGCAGGAAAGATGCAATGTGATGATGTTTGCACAGGTCTGAGCCGAAGCCGGGTGTACCGAAGCCTGGGTCAGCATCCAGATGTACAGGTTGATTCTTTTCGGCTGCCTATTGGCGCAGATGATCAACTGCTTCTCTGCTCAGACGGACTTTGGGAGATACTTTCTGATGCAGACCTTGAAATGATAATGCGCCAGCACTCGGATGTAACACTGGCGAGCAATAAGCTGATTGGACAGGCAAAGGCACACGGCGGCCTCGATCATATCACCGCCATCGTCATGAAGCTAACAGAGTATGCGCCCTCCCCTAAGCAATCGGGGATTGATAGCATCGCTGCTGGTTCTACTTCTCTATCACGCCCTCATATTTTCAGGTTTTTCTGCAAGGCTTTTCCGCTGAAAGCCAGAACCCTGCCGCTTCTTTGTTGA
- a CDS encoding response regulator transcription factor → MTETSPIRLMIVDDHTIARNGIKTSLLAFEDIEVVGEASSGEEALGLASEIQPDVILMDLVMPGMGGIDALRAFSASFPGIRVLALTNFQEGNLVQQALQAGAIGYLLKDVTLAELAQAIRLATRGEPTLAPAAGQALARTVRVGPKLGHDLTEREIEVLNLLAEGLSNQQIAERLVLSTTTVKYHVGSIRAKLGASNRTEAVILALQHNLVKDS, encoded by the coding sequence ATGACTGAAACCAGCCCAATTCGGCTCATGATCGTTGACGATCACACCATCGCCCGGAATGGTATCAAGACTTCCTTACTGGCTTTTGAGGATATAGAGGTGGTCGGAGAAGCGAGCAGCGGGGAAGAGGCATTGGGTCTGGCTTCTGAGATCCAACCGGATGTTATTCTGATGGATTTAGTGATGCCTGGTATGGGAGGCATTGATGCCCTGCGCGCTTTTAGCGCATCGTTCCCAGGCATTCGGGTGCTTGCTTTAACCAACTTTCAGGAGGGCAATCTGGTGCAGCAGGCTCTCCAGGCAGGAGCCATCGGTTATTTGCTCAAAGATGTAACCCTTGCTGAGTTAGCCCAGGCTATTCGGTTAGCCACTCGTGGGGAGCCGACCCTGGCTCCAGCAGCGGGTCAGGCGTTAGCTCGGACAGTAAGGGTCGGGCCTAAATTGGGCCACGACCTGACAGAGAGGGAAATTGAGGTTTTGAACCTTCTGGCGGAAGGGTTATCCAACCAGCAAATTGCCGAGCGGCTCGTGCTTAGCACGACGACTGTCAAATATCATGTGGGCAGCATCCGCGCCAAGTTGGGGGCATCGAACCGAACCGAGGCAGTCATTCTGGCCTTACAGCATAATCTGGTTAAGGATTCCTGA
- a CDS encoding ABC transporter permease, with protein MHYLLRRFIFYLAALWAALTLNFLIPRLMPGDPVLLLVARLQGQVDPRAVQALRLQFGLNTNASLWSQYIEYLGNLVHGNLGTSIAYFPSSVAEVIGLGLKWTLMLVGISAILSFFIGTLMGTVAAWRRGSWFDTVLSPLLTFFSAIPYFWLALIVLYLLGFILKWFPLTGAYSLELEPAFSGPFFLSAIYHGTLPAATIVISSMAGWMLGMRNAMLTTLSEDYVLMAQAKGLSERRVMITYAARNAILPNITGFALSLGFVVGGALLTEIVFSYPGLGYILLQAVQSDDFPLMQGIFLMIAIAVLGANFLADVCYVVLDPRVRQER; from the coding sequence ATGCATTACCTCCTGCGTCGGTTCATCTTTTATCTCGCGGCTCTCTGGGCTGCGCTGACGTTGAACTTTCTCATTCCGCGACTGATGCCAGGCGATCCGGTTCTGTTACTGGTAGCGCGGCTTCAGGGGCAAGTTGACCCGCGTGCTGTCCAGGCGCTGCGCCTTCAGTTTGGATTGAATACCAACGCCAGCTTGTGGTCGCAGTACATCGAGTATCTGGGCAATCTGGTTCATGGCAACCTGGGTACTTCCATCGCCTATTTTCCCTCCTCTGTCGCTGAAGTAATCGGGCTTGGCTTGAAATGGACACTGATGCTGGTAGGCATTTCCGCCATATTGAGCTTTTTCATCGGCACACTCATGGGGACAGTAGCGGCCTGGCGACGAGGATCATGGTTCGATACCGTACTTTCGCCTCTGCTCACCTTTTTCTCCGCCATTCCCTATTTCTGGCTCGCGCTGATTGTTCTCTATCTCCTCGGCTTTATCCTGAAGTGGTTCCCGCTGACGGGCGCATACAGCCTGGAACTTGAACCAGCCTTCAGTGGCCCGTTCTTCCTGAGCGCGATCTATCACGGGACTCTGCCCGCCGCAACCATCGTCATCAGTTCTATGGCTGGTTGGATGCTTGGAATGCGCAACGCCATGCTGACAACACTCTCAGAGGATTATGTCTTGATGGCGCAGGCCAAAGGGCTTTCTGAGCGGCGTGTCATGATCACCTACGCCGCTCGCAACGCGATCTTACCCAATATTACCGGCTTCGCACTGTCGCTTGGCTTTGTGGTTGGCGGGGCGCTCCTGACGGAGATTGTCTTTTCGTATCCAGGGTTAGGCTACATCTTGCTCCAGGCAGTGCAGTCTGATGATTTTCCGCTGATGCAGGGGATTTTCCTGATGATTGCTATTGCCGTACTTGGCGCTAACTTCCTGGCTGACGTGTGTTACGTGGTTCTCGATCCGCGCGTTCGGCAAGAAAGGTGA
- a CDS encoding ABC transporter substrate-binding protein, whose product MKPWHRRVMAPALLLLVALSMILSGCGESSGSGSKYGGSVTIVPAPNGVFTKNFNPFLANSSRTGTQGMIYETLLLFNRLNGNSTPWLASSYSWSKDATSVTFHLRQGVRWSDGQPFTSDDVIFTLKLMQRFPALDGNSLWSTIQNVSNPDPSTVTVAFKQPAVTMLWYLGGQTFIVPQHIWAKISDPATETNPNPIGTGPFLLKSFNPQLYVLGKNTHYWQAGKPYVNELRYPAYNSNTSADLLLSQGAVDWTGLFTPDVEKTFVSRDPEHNHYWFPSSDVVMLYLNTAKAPFDNLMVRQALSAVIDREKISKVAENGYDPIASPTGLVLPSNQKYLDPKYSSLSFSMDAAKATSLLERAGFKKGADGIYVDHSGKRLAFKIDVVAGWTDWLTASQIMASNFKAIGIDASVNVATFNDYISALAQGDFDTAISWTSPGPTPYFLYNSMLNSKNTAAIGQKATSNWARWNDHATDELLNKYDSSTDEAAQQEAIAGLQKIMVDQLPSIPLMYGPTWYEYNTTRFVGWPDQDNPYAMPAPYSAPDAELVALTIHQR is encoded by the coding sequence ATGAAACCCTGGCATCGCCGGGTGATGGCTCCAGCCCTGCTGTTGCTCGTTGCCCTCAGCATGATTCTATCTGGCTGTGGCGAGAGCAGCGGGAGCGGGAGCAAATATGGTGGCTCAGTAACCATCGTCCCCGCTCCCAATGGCGTGTTCACAAAGAACTTTAATCCGTTCCTTGCCAACAGTTCCCGCACCGGCACGCAGGGGATGATCTATGAAACTCTGCTCTTATTCAACCGGCTCAATGGCAATTCCACCCCCTGGCTTGCCTCAAGCTATAGCTGGTCGAAGGACGCCACCAGTGTCACTTTCCATCTGCGCCAGGGCGTCAGGTGGTCGGATGGGCAGCCATTTACCAGTGATGATGTGATCTTCACGTTGAAGCTGATGCAGCGCTTCCCCGCGCTTGATGGGAACTCGCTGTGGAGCACGATCCAGAACGTCAGCAATCCTGACCCAAGCACAGTCACAGTGGCGTTCAAGCAGCCAGCAGTGACCATGCTCTGGTATCTCGGCGGGCAGACATTTATTGTTCCCCAGCATATCTGGGCGAAGATCAGCGATCCGGCGACAGAGACGAACCCCAATCCGATTGGCACAGGGCCGTTTTTGCTGAAGTCCTTTAATCCGCAGCTCTACGTCCTCGGCAAGAATACACATTACTGGCAGGCCGGAAAGCCCTACGTGAATGAACTGCGCTATCCGGCGTATAACTCAAACACCAGCGCCGACCTGCTCCTATCACAAGGCGCGGTAGACTGGACAGGGCTTTTTACCCCCGATGTCGAAAAAACCTTTGTTTCTCGTGACCCGGAACACAATCACTACTGGTTCCCCTCAAGTGATGTAGTGATGCTGTATCTCAACACGGCCAAGGCTCCGTTCGATAATCTTATGGTCCGGCAAGCCCTCAGCGCAGTCATTGACCGCGAGAAAATCTCCAAGGTGGCTGAAAATGGCTACGATCCTATAGCAAGCCCAACCGGGCTGGTCTTGCCCAGCAACCAGAAATACCTGGACCCGAAGTACTCCAGCCTCTCATTCAGCATGGATGCCGCCAAAGCAACCTCGCTGTTGGAGCGCGCGGGCTTCAAGAAGGGCGCTGATGGTATTTACGTTGATCACAGCGGCAAGCGCCTCGCCTTCAAGATTGATGTGGTTGCTGGCTGGACCGATTGGCTGACAGCTTCTCAGATTATGGCGAGCAACTTCAAGGCCATCGGGATTGACGCCAGCGTCAACGTCGCAACCTTTAACGACTACATCAGCGCGCTCGCCCAGGGCGACTTCGACACCGCCATTTCCTGGACCAGCCCAGGACCGACACCGTACTTCCTGTACAACTCCATGCTGAACAGTAAGAATACGGCGGCTATTGGGCAAAAGGCAACCTCCAACTGGGCGCGGTGGAATGACCACGCGACAGATGAACTGCTGAACAAATACGACAGTTCCACAGATGAGGCGGCCCAGCAGGAAGCGATAGCTGGGCTCCAGAAAATCATGGTTGATCAGCTGCCGAGTATCCCGCTGATGTATGGCCCAACCTGGTACGAATACAACACGACTCGTTTTGTAGGCTGGCCGGATCAGGACAATCCTTACGCGATGCCTGCGCCGTACAGCGCCCCGGACGCCGAACTCGTAGCACTTACTATCCATCAGCGGTAG
- a CDS encoding PQQ-binding-like beta-propeller repeat protein, translated as MRSALRLMGIGFLAAAVIGMVGCDDPAAQPCPNRLGWLPPAFLDTPACGSAWTTFGFDAARSEVNSAETAITAANVGRMHRLWAVALPQVADSAPILVPSVPLPDGTRHDVLYLTTRDGRLLAIDAATGLQLWATASTSTDPNKITTASPVADLSRLVIYSYGLDGKVHKYQAATGQEVRGAGWPVIVTTMPKSEKVSSALNIANNRLYVTTASFGGDAPPYQGHVVVIDLPQGTRHVFNSLCSARTHLLKPGECAENGAGIWARGGVNVDPVTGHIFVATSNGPYTANRGGDAWGESVLELTGDGTQILDSYTPAETDSLSMQDLDLGSSAPVLLPEITGSKTPYLAIQADKEGLLRLLNRQDLSGQGGKGHIGGELQTLFAPDHCPVLTQPAVWSDQIGGNLWVFVSNNCAISGYQVFTSSSGVSRLRVAWTVGVGATSPVIAGAILFVETMNTEVVALDPRTGHRLWGSAAAASGGSISGVHWESPIVVGSRLYCTDESAKLMAYSLP; from the coding sequence ATGCGAAGCGCACTGCGCCTCATGGGGATCGGGTTTCTCGCCGCAGCGGTCATTGGAATGGTTGGCTGTGATGATCCTGCCGCACAGCCCTGCCCTAACCGTCTTGGGTGGCTGCCACCCGCTTTTTTAGATACGCCTGCTTGCGGGAGCGCCTGGACTACTTTTGGGTTTGATGCTGCTCGCAGTGAGGTCAATTCCGCCGAAACCGCTATTACGGCGGCGAATGTGGGGCGGATGCATCGCCTATGGGCTGTTGCGCTTCCCCAGGTCGCTGATTCAGCCCCTATCCTGGTTCCTTCCGTACCGCTGCCCGACGGCACGCGCCACGATGTACTTTACCTCACCACGAGAGATGGAAGGCTGCTGGCAATTGATGCGGCAACAGGGCTTCAGCTTTGGGCGACGGCCTCTACGAGTACAGATCCCAACAAGATCACTACCGCATCGCCAGTGGCCGATCTTTCCCGGCTGGTGATTTACAGCTACGGGCTGGATGGCAAGGTGCATAAATACCAGGCGGCTACCGGGCAGGAGGTGCGTGGGGCTGGATGGCCGGTAATCGTTACGACCATGCCAAAAAGCGAGAAAGTGTCTTCTGCGCTCAATATTGCCAATAACAGGCTCTATGTCACTACCGCAAGCTTTGGTGGTGACGCTCCTCCGTATCAGGGTCATGTCGTGGTCATCGATCTACCGCAGGGGACACGTCATGTTTTTAATAGCCTGTGTTCAGCTCGAACCCATTTGCTCAAGCCTGGCGAATGCGCTGAGAACGGCGCAGGCATCTGGGCGCGTGGAGGCGTGAATGTTGATCCGGTTACAGGACATATTTTTGTCGCAACAAGCAACGGACCCTATACTGCCAACCGAGGCGGCGACGCATGGGGAGAGAGTGTACTGGAATTGACCGGAGATGGGACGCAAATCCTGGATTCGTATACCCCTGCGGAGACAGATTCGCTTTCTATGCAGGATCTTGATCTGGGCAGTTCCGCGCCAGTGCTGCTGCCTGAAATAACAGGTAGCAAGACGCCTTATCTGGCGATACAGGCAGATAAAGAGGGGCTGCTGCGTCTGTTGAACCGGCAGGATTTGAGTGGGCAAGGTGGTAAAGGGCATATTGGCGGCGAACTGCAAACGTTGTTCGCACCAGATCATTGTCCGGTCTTGACGCAGCCTGCTGTCTGGAGTGACCAGATTGGCGGCAACCTGTGGGTCTTTGTCAGCAACAATTGCGCGATCAGTGGCTATCAGGTATTTACCTCTTCTTCAGGCGTTTCCCGGTTGCGCGTGGCCTGGACGGTGGGCGTGGGGGCAACCTCGCCGGTTATAGCAGGAGCCATCCTCTTTGTGGAAACCATGAACACAGAAGTGGTGGCTCTCGATCCGCGTACCGGCCATCGCCTGTGGGGCAGCGCCGCCGCAGCCTCTGGCGGCAGCATCAGCGGCGTCCATTGGGAAAGCCCTATTGTAGTAGGCAGCCGCCTCTACTGTACAGATGAAAGCGCAAAGCTCATGGCTTATAGCCTTCCATGA
- a CDS encoding ABC transporter permease, with amino-acid sequence MAVRQDDAQSLLQEQQNTSAPQEQPGKGAELTGKLLKKRRINLAIFRPVKIRIGLSILSFFILLAIFGPLLIHQDPQAFSADVLSAPSAAHWMGTTQTGQDVFAQVINGTRMTLLVGFSVGALATLLSVVIGLTAGYFGGVIDECISLLINIFLVIPALPLTIVLAGYVPVRGPLPVAIVISLTGWAWGARVLRAQTLSLRQREFVEAARASGESTFRIIFAEILPNELAIVASSLIFTIIYAIFSEVGLEFLGLSDVTVTSWGNMLFWATNNQALLLGAWWWIVPPGLCIALLGAGLAFTNFGIDELTNPRLRDASRG; translated from the coding sequence ATGGCCGTAAGGCAAGACGACGCTCAATCTTTGCTTCAAGAGCAGCAAAACACTAGCGCGCCGCAGGAGCAGCCTGGTAAAGGGGCAGAGTTGACCGGCAAGCTCCTGAAGAAGCGCCGCATAAATCTAGCGATCTTTCGCCCGGTAAAGATTCGCATTGGCCTGAGCATCCTTAGCTTCTTCATCTTGCTGGCGATCTTTGGGCCTTTATTGATTCACCAGGATCCACAAGCGTTCAGCGCGGACGTATTATCCGCTCCATCAGCAGCGCACTGGATGGGTACCACACAGACCGGACAGGATGTTTTTGCCCAAGTCATCAATGGAACCCGTATGACCTTGCTGGTGGGTTTCTCGGTTGGGGCGCTGGCAACGCTGCTCTCCGTTGTCATCGGCCTCACCGCCGGCTACTTTGGCGGCGTGATTGACGAGTGTATCTCGCTGCTCATCAATATCTTCCTGGTAATCCCGGCACTGCCGCTGACCATTGTACTGGCAGGGTATGTTCCTGTGCGCGGACCTTTGCCGGTAGCTATTGTCATCAGCCTCACAGGCTGGGCCTGGGGCGCGCGGGTGCTGCGGGCGCAGACACTTTCTCTACGTCAGCGCGAGTTTGTCGAGGCCGCGCGCGCCAGCGGCGAAAGTACGTTCCGCATCATTTTCGCTGAGATTCTGCCAAATGAGCTGGCGATTGTCGCGTCAAGTCTGATCTTCACGATCATCTACGCGATCTTTTCTGAAGTTGGGCTGGAGTTCCTGGGTTTGAGCGATGTTACCGTCACCAGTTGGGGCAATATGCTCTTCTGGGCAACAAACAACCAGGCGCTGCTGTTGGGCGCGTGGTGGTGGATCGTGCCGCCAGGGCTGTGTATCGCGCTTTTGGGTGCGGGGCTGGCCTTTACGAACTTCGGAATTGATGAACTCACCAATCCGCGTTTGCGCGATGCCTCGCGTGGTTAA